In Vibrio celticus, one genomic interval encodes:
- the rpmH gene encoding 50S ribosomal protein L34, protein MKRTFQPTVLKRKRTHGFRARMATKNGRATINARRAKGRKRLSK, encoded by the coding sequence ATGAAACGCACTTTTCAACCTACAGTTCTAAAGCGTAAGCGTACTCACGGTTTCCGTGCTCGCATGGCTACTAAGAACGGTCGCGCAACAATCAATGCACGTCGTGCAAAAGGCCGTAAGCGTCTTTCTAAGTAA